In the Armatimonas rosea genome, one interval contains:
- the csaB gene encoding polysaccharide pyruvyl transferase CsaB → MKIAALGYYGFGNLGDEAVLAGIRTALGETFPKAELLVLTNDATATQTLHPGVQTANRWRWRDALAALQGTDLFVFGGGSLLQDATSARSVLWYALMAALARRKAKRVLWWGQGVGPLQSPSSRTLVRLIGNQADALTVRDEKSAALLKELGVKRSIEVVADPAFALTPAPASQPQGVLVALRRWPGVSPATLAHALPGATALPMHLPDDLEAQGELPCYNWQQAGARVEDVLGQVAVAELCVAMRLHALIFAARCATPFVALSYDPKVVALARAAGQDDALLDATTVTPEQLRETVRRVRETSVERRCQLQDFARTERLRAHRPAALASEWFL, encoded by the coding sequence ATGAAGATCGCGGCCCTCGGCTACTACGGCTTTGGCAATCTGGGCGACGAGGCAGTTCTCGCGGGGATTCGGACGGCGCTCGGGGAGACCTTTCCCAAGGCCGAGCTCCTGGTGCTCACCAACGATGCCACGGCAACCCAGACCCTCCATCCGGGTGTTCAGACTGCCAACCGCTGGCGCTGGAGAGACGCCCTTGCGGCTCTTCAGGGGACAGATCTCTTTGTCTTTGGTGGCGGGAGCTTGCTCCAGGATGCGACCAGCGCGCGCTCGGTGCTCTGGTACGCCCTGATGGCGGCGCTCGCCCGGCGGAAGGCAAAGCGGGTGCTCTGGTGGGGTCAGGGTGTCGGGCCTCTGCAGAGCCCAAGTTCGCGAACCCTGGTGCGGCTGATCGGCAACCAGGCCGATGCCCTCACGGTGCGCGATGAGAAAAGTGCGGCACTTTTGAAGGAGTTGGGCGTAAAGCGATCTATAGAAGTAGTGGCCGACCCCGCATTCGCTCTCACCCCTGCTCCCGCAAGCCAGCCCCAAGGCGTCCTGGTTGCGCTCCGGCGCTGGCCGGGTGTCTCACCCGCGACGCTCGCCCATGCGCTCCCGGGCGCGACCGCGCTCCCGATGCACCTCCCCGACGACCTCGAGGCACAGGGGGAGCTCCCGTGCTACAACTGGCAGCAGGCCGGAGCGCGGGTGGAGGATGTCCTGGGCCAGGTCGCGGTGGCCGAGCTCTGTGTGGCGATGCGGCTCCACGCGCTGATCTTTGCCGCCCGGTGCGCAACTCCGTTTGTGGCCCTCTCCTACGACCCCAAGGTCGTGGCACTGGCGCGGGCGGCGGGCCAAGACGATGCCCTCCTCGATGCGACAACCGTCACGCCCGAACAGCTCCGGGAGACCGTCCGCCGAGTTCGTGAGACCAGTGTCGAGCGTCGGTGCCAGCTCCAAGACTTTGCCCGCACCGAGCGCCTCCGTGCACACCGCCCCGCAGCCCTGGCATCTGAGTGGTTTTTATGA